Proteins from one Bacillota bacterium genomic window:
- the pyrE gene encoding orotate phosphoribosyltransferase, producing the protein MRPEEVIAIFKQTGVLMEGHFLLTSGKHSPQFLQCSQALQFPEVGGQLGRGVADLFAGDQVETVIGPAMGGVILAYEIARALGARAIYAEKAEGGGFTLRRGFTLRPGERVLAVEDALTTGGSVRQVLELVGRLGATPVGVGALIDRSGGQVDLGVPLRALVNLKIEAYDPGDCPLCRAGLAITRPKGAPTV; encoded by the coding sequence GTGAGACCAGAAGAAGTCATCGCCATCTTCAAGCAGACCGGGGTCCTGATGGAGGGGCACTTCCTCCTGACCTCGGGCAAGCATAGCCCCCAGTTCCTGCAGTGCTCGCAGGCCCTGCAGTTTCCGGAGGTCGGCGGGCAGTTGGGGAGGGGTGTGGCCGACCTGTTCGCCGGCGACCAAGTCGAGACGGTCATCGGGCCGGCCATGGGCGGGGTCATCCTGGCCTACGAAATCGCCCGGGCCTTGGGGGCCCGGGCGATCTACGCCGAGAAAGCGGAGGGCGGAGGATTCACTTTGCGTCGGGGCTTTACCCTCCGGCCTGGGGAGAGGGTCCTGGCCGTAGAGGACGCCCTGACCACTGGCGGGTCGGTCCGCCAGGTGCTCGAACTGGTCGGCCGATTGGGGGCGACGCCGGTCGGGGTGGGTGCCCTGATCGACCGCAGCGGCGGGCAGGTCGACCTGGGGGTTCCCCTGCGGGCCCTGGTCAACCTGAAGATCGAGGCTTACGACCCGGGCGACTGCCCGCTCTGCCGGGCCGGTCTGGCCATCACCCGTCCGAAGGGGGCTCCGACGGTCTGA
- the pyrF gene encoding orotidine-5'-phosphate decarboxylase has product AKKYVFLDLKFHDIPNTVAGAARSAAGLGVAMFNVHAHGGSAMMGAAAEAVSGLGESDRPLVIGVTVLTSLDQGALEEVGVTRPLDRQVLAMAALAHRAGLDGVVASPREASAIKAKEGQGFVAVTPGVRPLWSVGGDDQRRVLTPGDAVRAGADYLVVGRPITGAADPREAASRVIEEIKAAEAAAEEER; this is encoded by the coding sequence CGCGAAGAAGTATGTCTTCCTGGACCTGAAGTTCCACGATATCCCGAACACCGTGGCCGGGGCGGCCCGTTCGGCCGCCGGCCTGGGGGTGGCCATGTTCAACGTCCACGCCCATGGGGGTTCGGCGATGATGGGCGCGGCCGCCGAAGCCGTGAGCGGGCTGGGTGAGTCCGACCGCCCGCTGGTCATCGGGGTCACCGTCCTGACCAGCCTGGATCAGGGGGCCCTGGAAGAGGTCGGGGTGACCCGACCCCTCGACCGGCAGGTCCTGGCCATGGCCGCCCTGGCCCACCGGGCCGGGCTGGACGGGGTGGTCGCCTCGCCGCGCGAGGCTTCGGCCATAAAAGCCAAGGAGGGGCAGGGTTTCGTGGCCGTGACCCCGGGGGTCCGGCCGCTCTGGAGTGTCGGCGGGGACGACCAGAGGCGGGTCCTGACCCCGGGTGACGCGGTCCGCGCCGGGGCCGACTATCTAGTCGTCGGCCGGCCGATCACCGGCGCCGCCGACCCGCGGGAAGCGGCGTCCAGAGTCATCGAAGAGATCAAGGCCGCCGAGGCGGCGGCCGAGGAGGAGCGGTAG